The following are encoded in a window of Funiculus sociatus GB2-C1 genomic DNA:
- the ftsH2 gene encoding ATP-dependent zinc metalloprotease FtsH2 codes for MKFSWRILVLWTLPALVIGFFLWQGAFAAAPADMGKNTASTRMTYGRFLEYLNDGRLTSVDLYDGGRTAIVEAVDPDLDNRIQRLRVDLPSNAPELISQLRKANISFDTHPARNDGAIWGFLGNLIFPILLIAGLFFLFRRSSNIPGGPGQAMNFGKSRARFQMEAKTGIKFDDVAGIEEAKEELEEVVTFLKQPERFTAVGARIPKGVLLVGPPGTGKTLLAKAIAGEAGVPFFSISGSEFVEMFVGVGASRVRDLFKKAKENAPCLIFIDEIDAVGRQRGAGIGGGNDEREQTLNQLLTEMDGFEGNTGIIIIAATNRPDVLDSALLRPGRFDRQVMVDAPDLKGRVAILEVHARNKKIAPEVSLEAIARRTPGFTGADLANLLNEGAILTARRRKDAITMLEINDAVDRVVAGMEGTPLVDSKSKRLIAYHEIGHGIIGTLVPDHDPVQKVTLVPRGQARGLTWFTPSEDSGLVSRSQLLARIKGALGGRAAEEVIFGDSEITTGAGGDLQQVTGLARQMVTRFGMSDLGPLSLESQSGEVFLGRDWTSRSEYSEEIASRIDAQVRSIVAHCYEEACQIMRQNREVVDRLVDLLIEKETIDGEEFRQIVAEYTEVPEKEQFVPTL; via the coding sequence ATGAAATTTTCTTGGAGAATATTAGTTCTTTGGACATTACCAGCCTTGGTAATCGGGTTTTTCCTGTGGCAAGGGGCATTTGCTGCCGCTCCTGCTGACATGGGTAAGAACACCGCCAGCACTCGCATGACCTACGGGCGCTTTTTGGAATATCTCAATGACGGTCGCTTAACCAGTGTTGACCTATACGATGGTGGTCGGACGGCAATTGTGGAAGCCGTCGATCCAGACCTGGATAACCGAATACAGCGGCTGCGGGTAGATTTGCCATCAAATGCTCCAGAACTGATTTCTCAGCTCAGAAAAGCTAATATCAGCTTTGATACCCATCCAGCCCGTAACGACGGCGCTATTTGGGGATTTCTGGGAAATTTGATTTTCCCGATTCTGTTGATTGCTGGGCTGTTTTTCTTGTTCCGTCGCTCTAGCAACATTCCTGGTGGCCCCGGTCAAGCGATGAACTTTGGCAAATCCAGAGCCAGATTCCAGATGGAAGCAAAAACAGGAATCAAATTTGACGATGTAGCTGGGATTGAAGAAGCCAAAGAAGAACTAGAAGAAGTTGTTACCTTCCTGAAGCAACCGGAACGGTTTACAGCAGTGGGAGCGAGAATTCCCAAAGGAGTGCTGTTAGTAGGCCCTCCGGGAACTGGTAAGACTTTATTGGCAAAAGCGATCGCCGGCGAAGCTGGAGTCCCATTTTTCAGCATCTCTGGATCTGAGTTCGTGGAAATGTTTGTCGGCGTTGGTGCATCCCGCGTCCGCGACTTGTTCAAAAAAGCCAAAGAAAACGCCCCTTGTCTGATTTTCATCGATGAAATTGACGCTGTAGGACGGCAACGCGGCGCTGGAATTGGTGGCGGTAACGACGAGAGGGAACAAACCCTCAACCAGTTGCTGACCGAGATGGACGGCTTTGAAGGCAATACCGGGATTATTATTATTGCTGCCACCAACCGCCCCGATGTACTAGATTCCGCCTTATTGCGTCCGGGACGCTTTGACCGTCAAGTAATGGTCGATGCTCCCGACTTGAAAGGTCGTGTGGCAATTCTGGAAGTACACGCCCGCAACAAAAAAATTGCTCCGGAAGTATCCTTAGAAGCGATCGCTCGTCGTACCCCAGGTTTCACAGGTGCTGACTTAGCCAACCTGCTCAACGAGGGTGCAATTTTAACAGCTCGTCGTCGTAAAGATGCCATCACTATGTTGGAAATCAACGACGCTGTAGACCGAGTGGTTGCTGGGATGGAAGGCACGCCTCTAGTAGACAGCAAGAGCAAGCGACTGATTGCCTACCATGAAATCGGTCACGGGATTATTGGCACCCTGGTTCCCGATCACGACCCCGTACAGAAAGTAACTCTGGTTCCACGAGGACAAGCACGCGGTTTAACCTGGTTTACTCCATCTGAGGATTCAGGATTGGTTTCGCGATCGCAACTCCTAGCGCGCATTAAAGGCGCTTTAGGCGGACGTGCTGCTGAGGAAGTTATCTTTGGCGATTCGGAAATCACCACTGGTGCTGGCGGCGACCTGCAACAGGTTACAGGACTAGCACGGCAAATGGTAACTCGCTTCGGGATGTCTGACCTCGGACCCCTGTCTTTAGAAAGCCAGAGTGGGGAAGTATTTTTAGGTCGAGATTGGACAAGCCGCAGCGAATATTCTGAGGAAATTGCTTCTCGGATTGATGCTCAGGTACGCTCAATTGTTGCTCATTGCTACGAAGAGGCCTGTCAGATCATGCGCCAAAACCGCGAAGTGGTTGACCGTCTCGTTGATTTGTTGATTGAGAAGGAAACAATTGACGGTGAAGAGTTCCGCCAAATTGTGGCTGAGTACACAGAGGTTCCTGAAAAAGAGCAATTTGTGCCAACTCTGTAG
- the petH gene encoding ferredoxin--NADP reductase translates to MYNSSTANGTANTESGSRVFVYEVVGLRQNEQTDQMNYPIRRSGSVFITVPYSRMNQEMRRIARMGGKIVNIQQLSVDSSMNGSLANRSVAQTSEANGQATSSQPAAQDKKAGEESKPMTQAKEKTEKDIPVNIYRPNNPFIGRCISNEEMVREGGIGTCRHVTFDISEGDLRYLEGQSIGIIPPGIDKKGKPEKLRLYSIASTRHGDAVDDKTVSLCVRRLEYKHPETGEMVYGVCSSHICGLQPGDEVKITGPTGKEMLLPDDPNATIIMMATGTGIAPFRAYLWRMFKDAERAANPDYKFNGLAWLFFGIATTPNILYKEELEELQDKYPDNLRLTYAISREQKNPQGGRMYIQDRIAENAEKLWELMQKDNTHTYICGLKGMEGGIDEALSAVAAKQGVNWTEYQRAMKKAGRWHVETY, encoded by the coding sequence ATGTATAACTCAAGCACAGCCAACGGTACTGCGAATACAGAATCTGGGAGCCGCGTCTTTGTTTATGAAGTGGTGGGTCTGCGTCAGAACGAACAAACTGACCAAATGAACTACCCCATTCGTCGCAGTGGTAGCGTATTCATCACAGTGCCATACAGCCGCATGAACCAAGAAATGCGGCGGATCGCTCGCATGGGTGGCAAAATTGTCAACATCCAGCAACTGAGTGTTGACAGCAGCATGAATGGCTCTTTAGCCAACCGCTCTGTGGCACAAACAAGCGAAGCGAATGGGCAAGCCACTTCTTCACAACCCGCAGCACAGGACAAGAAAGCAGGAGAAGAAAGCAAGCCTATGACTCAAGCAAAGGAAAAGACTGAAAAAGATATTCCCGTTAATATCTACCGTCCGAATAATCCCTTTATTGGTCGGTGTATCAGCAATGAAGAAATGGTTCGTGAGGGCGGAATCGGCACTTGTCGTCACGTCACCTTCGATATTTCTGAGGGGGATTTACGATATTTAGAAGGTCAAAGTATTGGTATCATCCCGCCGGGAATCGACAAGAAAGGCAAACCGGAAAAACTCAGGCTCTACTCGATTGCTTCAACTCGTCACGGTGATGCAGTTGATGACAAGACTGTATCCCTGTGCGTCCGGAGACTAGAGTACAAGCATCCTGAGACTGGCGAAATGGTCTATGGTGTTTGCTCTAGCCACATCTGCGGTCTCCAGCCTGGGGATGAAGTGAAAATCACCGGGCCAACTGGTAAGGAAATGCTGCTTCCAGACGATCCGAATGCCACGATTATTATGATGGCAACAGGAACTGGAATTGCGCCATTCCGCGCTTACCTATGGCGGATGTTCAAAGATGCCGAAAGAGCAGCCAACCCCGACTATAAGTTCAACGGTTTGGCATGGCTCTTCTTTGGTATCGCTACAACTCCCAACATCCTCTATAAAGAAGAATTGGAAGAGTTGCAGGATAAGTACCCGGACAACCTCCGCCTGACCTACGCCATCAGTCGCGAACAGAAAAACCCCCAAGGCGGCAGAATGTACATCCAAGACCGGATTGCTGAGAATGCTGAAAAACTTTGGGAACTGATGCAGAAAGACAATACCCACACCTACATCTGTGGATTGAAGGGTATGGAAGGTGGCATTGATGAAGCGCTTTCTGCCGTCGCCGCCAAGCAAGGGGTGAACTGGACTGAATACCAACGGGCGATGAAGAAAGCTGGTCGCTGGCACGTAGAAACCTACTAG